A genomic window from Coccinella septempunctata chromosome 9, icCocSept1.1, whole genome shotgun sequence includes:
- the LOC123320436 gene encoding prodigiosin synthesizing transferase PigC-like, with translation MLSLVFNFCYYATLVVVPVVVYLLINDDDNFHSKGGVLYLVKFIFGKREIQKACKKVKIPKKYEELERYDRPKPITRETKSEALTFRAVDQEGNQLSVKITLLADHIAESTICLRIGKDIYVSPDAGGVTRRHVSGYQWKCQGLNVEISEPFKRYRLLFNGFLRKVSTTNDGGVEHISLRLTWNCCSKPNFSLVDDDLNLLAKCLAKTTWRDGNWLKLLGDEKSIVQFGALKGTILGDNIPETQVNMACVRTKIKGTADIEALNKDLTVFAATENGYLLHLGVKSIKNGCQELKYGHVLTHLGSVYPVKNCDLDLRKGDQSISDKVTIHVEVPGKMLKVVLSMDNNSNVEVTNDNFKGFKSRNVSAECIVNNNRGFAILDYWTSHRGNGVKRPSPILREIKVETVPDIVVTPIGTEESKILELTGGKGSSLSLMKSLENEEITIPDGFIVTTEAFKKQVEYNFNLRKSISLLEDIAFGREKGDLKNACEITVELFRDQIITPSVAQKILDELMKHRRIHDDKVIPYLRWAVRSSAVGEDSEEFSSAGQNETFLGSQTDKDVLTKICKCWASLFTYQSVMYRKQHGLPIRTSMAVVVQQMIPAESSGVLFTCHPSNSDPSKMVVTSNFGLGETVVSGESEPDTVTLSRTFEGELSVDSVVLGSKIHCLVLGRYGIHKHTGEDRSGQRSLTESQAVKLGKVGVILEEAFGSPRDVEWAFFKDRLYVLQSRPVTTLNQWTDEELTHEFDSPHISNDTYYTRANIGEVSPYALTALSYSAIMCNIDKGTQVLAFGRYDPYVSINLRYSHHFAMLELFSAFYPRPSEEIETFNQMVDLAIFGRPVLTEEMNRKAIARYGSQTKYSKLLEAVRMLRNNWNGSRMTADIVKDEEGLVIGVGDKDDIVDVYEKIDKALVDFVRINYKHCLITSISMVYQFVVLQQLTKGEIKMENYSDIATILSCCGDVISADVPAKLEEMSAVIRRSKLAERFSEVRPEDGVGWLKTNCAEVYDMLGDFLDVHGHRLLGEMELSIDSWSMDPSAVIKMLQMNCKFETVDKAEAVVSKDIVNELKSPISNATKHILRFLIKRYRKAVGYREISKSTLIKTANKFRIAYKTLARKMKNRGLIPDENLIYHLTQYEIWQIIHGKNPALISKALRRQRLYPTWNKLKFPEVMMEMPVPVTEDEEIFEISDSDVVCTGTPVCVGEVEGRAAVVTSLDDVHLLRQGDVLITKSTDIGWSPYFPMLSGVVTELGGLVSHGAVVAREYGLPCIVGAQNATRMFKTGDKVVISGKNGVIKLLSR, from the exons ATGTTATCGTTAGTGTTCAATTTTTGCTACTACGCAACGTTGGTTGTTGTGCCTGTTGTTGTTTACTTGCTGATCAACGATGATGATAATTTCCACTCTAAAGGAG gTGTTCTCTACCTGGTAAAGTTCATATTTGGAAAGAGGGAAATTCAAAAGGCCTGTAAAAAAGTGAAAATACCGAAGAAATACGAAGAATTAGAACGTTACGATAGACCCAAACCTATAACAAGGGAAACA AAATCTGAAGCCCTGACCTTCAGAGCTGTCGATCAAGAGGGCAACCAATTGAGCGTGAAAATAACGCTTCTGGCTGATCACATCGCGGAATCTACGATTTGCCTGAGAATTGGCAAGGATATTTACGTATCTCCAGATGCTGGCGGCGTTACCAGAAGGCACGTCTCGGGGTACCAATGGAAATGTCAAGGTTTGAACGTGGAAATCTCGGAGCCTTTCAAGAGGTACAGGCTccttttcaacggttttctcagAAAAGTATCCACCACAAACGATGGCGGTGTAGAACACATCAGTTTGCGATTAAC atgGAATTGCTGCTCCAAACCAAACTTTTCCCTTGTAGACGACGACTTGAATCTCCTTGCGAAATGCTTGGCGAAAACCACTTGGAGAGATGGAAATTGGCTGAAACTCTT GGGAGACGAGAAGAGTATCGTGCAGTTTGGGGCTCTCAAAGGTACGATTTTAGGTGATAATATCCCAGAAACTCAAGTCAATATGGCTTGTGTAAGAACCAAAATCAAGGGTACTGCAGACATCGAGGCTTTGAACAAAGATCTAACAGTATTTGCAGCCACTGAAAACGGCTATTTACTCCACTTAGGTGTAAAATCCATAAAGAATGGCTGTCAGGA GCTCAAATACGGTCACGTTTTAACCCACTTAGGATCAGTATACCCGGTCAAAAACTGTGATTTGGATTTGAGGAAAGGGGACCAAAGCATCTCTGACAAAGTCACAATTCACGTCGAAG TACCTGGAAAGATGTTGAAAGTAGTTCTATCCATGGATAACAACTCGAATGTTGAGGTAACCAACGATAATTTCAAAGGTTTCAAGAGCAGAAATGTATCTGCAGAGTGTATAGTGAATAATAATAGAGGATTCGCTATTCTAGACTATTGGACTTCTCATCGAG GAAACGGTGTGAAAAGACCAAGTCCGATATTGAGAGAAATTAAGGTGGAGACTGTGCCAGATATCGTTGTAACCCCAATAGGCACagaagaatcgaaaattttagAATTGACAGGAGGAAAAGGAAGTTCACTGTCGTTGATGAAGAGTCTGGAAAACGAAGAA ATAACAATACCGGACGGATTCATTGTGACGACTGAAGCTTTCAAAAAACAGGTAGAATACAATTTCAATCTACGTAAATCGATTTCTTTGCTGGAAGATATTGCATTTGGACGGGAGAAGGGAGACTTGAAAAACGCCTGTGAAAT TACGGTGGAACTTTTCCGAGACCAGATCATAACTCCCTCGGTAGCTCAGAAAATCTTGGACGAGTTGATGAAGCATCGAAGGATCCATGATGACAAAGTCATTCCATATCTGAGATGGGCCGTAAGGTCTTCAG CTGTCGGGGAAGATTCTGAGGAATTCTCATCGGCAGGACAGAACGAGACGTTTTTAGGCTCCCAGACCGACAAAGACGTGTTGACCAAGATTTGTAAATGTTGGGCCTCGTTATTCACCTACCAAAGTGTCATGTATCGAAA GCAACACGGCTTGCCCATTCGTACCTCCATGGCCGTCGTGGTCCAACAGATGATACCTGCAGAGAGTTCCGGTGTCCTGTTCACCTGTCACCCCTCCAATTCCGACCCGTCCAAGATGGTGGTCACTTCGAATTTCGGACTGGGAGAG ACGGTGGTTTCCGGAGAATCCGAGCCGGATACCGTAACTTTGTCGAGGACTTTCGAGGGTGAGTTATCCGTGGACTCCGTGGTCTTAGGCTCAAAAATCCACTGTTTGGTCTTGGGTCGTTACGGGATCCACAAGCACACCGGCGAAGATAGGTCGGGTCAGCGTAGTTTGACCGAATCCCAAGCTGTTAAGCTCGGGAAGGTTGGAGTGATACTGGAAGAAGCCTTCGGTAGCCCCAGAGACGTCGAATGGGCCTTTTTCAAG GATCGGTTGTACGTACTCCAATCAAGGCCCGTGACGACGCTGAACCAGTGGACGGACGAAGAACTGACGCATGAATTCGACAGTCCTCACATCTCCAACGATACCTACTACACCAGGGCGAACATAGGGGAGGTGTCACCTTACGCCCTAACGGCGCTATCTTATAGCGCCATCATGTGTAATATAGACAAGGGCACACAGGTCTTGGCGTTTGGAAGGTACGATCCGTACGTTTCCATCAATTTGAGGTACAGCCATCACTTCGCCATGCTGGAGCTCTTCTCG GCTTTCTACCCGCGACCGTCGGAAGAAATAGAAACCTTCAACCAGATGGTGGACCTGGCCATCTTCGGTCGTCCGGTCTTGACCGAGGAAATGAACAGGAAGGCGATCGCCAGATACGGCTCGCAAACAAAATATTCCAAACTGCTGGAGGCCGTGAGGATGCTGAGGAACAACTGGAACGGCTCGCGTATGACGGCAGACATCGTCAAGGACGAGGAGGGACTGGTCATCGGCGTCGGAGACAAAGACGACATCGTCGACGTTTACGAGAAGATCGACAAGGCCCTGGTGGATTTCGTGAGGATCAACTACAAGCACTGCCTGATCACGAGCATATCGATGGTGTATCAGTTCGTCGTCTTGCAGCAACTGACGAAGGGCG AGATCAAGATGGAGAATTACAGCGACATCGCCACGATCCTCTCCTGTTGCGGCGACGTCATTTCCGCCGACGTTCCGGCGAAACTGGAGGAGATGTCCGCCGTCATCAGGAGATCCAAGCTGGCCGAGCGATTCTCGGAGGTCCGACCGGAGGACGGGGTCGGATGGTTGAAGACGAACTGCGCGGAGGTCTACGATATGCTCGGCGATTTCTTGGACGTTCACGGGCACAGACTGTTGGGCGAG ATGGAATTAAGCATAGACTCTTGGTCGATGGACCCTTCGGCCGTCATAAAGATGCTTCAGATGAACTGTAAATTCGAAACTGTCGACAAGGCAGAAGCAGTCGTATCTAAAGACATAGTGAACGAACTCAAATCTCCGATTTCCAACGCAACCAA GCACATCCTGagattcctgataaaaagatacaggaaAGCGGTGGGATACAGGGAAATATCTAAATCGACGTTGATAAAAACCGCGAACAAATTCAGGATAGCCTATAAAACTTTAGCGAGGAAGATGAAGAACCGTGGTCTCATCCCCGATGAGAACCTGATTTACCACCTGACCCAATACGAAATATGGCAGATAATCCACGGGAAGAACCCTGCTCTGATCTCGAA AGCGCTGAGAAGACAGAGGTTGTATCCGACGTGGAACAAGCTGAAATTCCCGGAGGTGATGATGGAGATGCCTGTGCCGGTAACTGAAGACgaggaaatttttgaaatatccgacTCCGATGTGGTTTGTACCGGTACCCCTGTGTGCGTTGGCGAAGTTGAGGGTAGAGCCGCAGTGGTGACTTCTCTGGACGATGTACACCTGTTAAGACAAG GGGATGTCTTGATAACCAAAAGCACGGATATAGGGTGGTCCCCGTATTTTCCGATGTTGTCGGGCGTGGTCACCGAACTTGGGGGTTTGGTTTCACACG GTGCTGTTGTGGCGAGGGAATATGGGCTTCCTTGTATTGTTGGGGCTCAGAACGCGACTAGGATGTTCAAGACTGGAGATAAAGTTGTGATTTCTGGAAAGAACGGGGTGATCAAGCTTTTATCTAGGTGA
- the LOC123320090 gene encoding anoctamin-4-like isoform X1, which yields MENHDVDYLFIESERENGSADCSRRPSEESTASLNIPQERQDTPHITTIENAPIPRTKSNSLANIKFSRVEHDRYLNGIEESPRETNNHSVNFRRSSSQPDQQKPTNFPTAKDAFGPQLNAESYSTIPGTPLPSLVQEPDFPTEEVSQTPVKTLPEKEEDLDPESLFFRDGKRKIDMILVYEEEELGVMTEAEARRRDYRRVFQENLVREGLELELEHKDSSFDGKTWFLKIHLPWKTKTRYAEVMGLKLPIKRFITISVKAWDDEKKEKEKSTFWTRLQRSWEDFFRYDTDLIEEDPSFHAATQGADREEQFIVKDRVTEFASSQRSMIVMQILLRVRYDDAADKVGIRRLLNDNTYLACFPLHEGKFDREDSNGRLLDRRLLYLEWARPAKWMKKQPLGLIRKYFGDKIGLYFCWLGFYTKMLYAPAIVGFICFMYGLLTIDSPDNIPTKEICDRNGPGNITLCPLCDRACKYQKLLDSCKFARLTYLFDNPATVFFAIFMSLWATVFLEMWRRKQKMIQWEWDLQGNDLDEEPRPEFETSVKTFRTNPVTREKEPYLSAKSKSLRYFITGSAIALMLMVVLCAVLGTIIYRLSIVSVIYGGGGYFFKKHAKIVTSVSAAIINLIIIMCLTKFYHRLAIYLTNLENPRTHTEYEDSYTFKIFMFEFLNFYSSLIYIAFFKGRFFDYPGDIVVRKSEFLRVKGDVCDPAGCLSELCIQLAIIMIGKQIFNNFVELFNPFMNNWWRGRSHRSATKDLTRKHTRWEEDYHLQDPGRLALFDEYLEMILQYGFVTLFVAAFPLAPLCALLNNIAEIRLDAYKMVTQARRPLAERAEDIGAWEGILRAITYAAVVSNAFVIAYTSDFIPRMVYKYKYSKSFDLNGYIDASLSEFNTSDYTEGMGGDNEGKPPPEKCQYRGYRNGPEEPNPYDLSPQYWHVFAARLAFVVIFEHIVFALVGVMQYVIPDVPSELRTQIQREALLAKEAKYEHGLKRQETEYDEILHTIRENNNSSRNGAKETRVSGLRGSWARRLSRISDGLDAHVEVTSRTKKSSVSSTVWEVT from the exons ATGGAAAATCATGACGTGGACTATCTGTTTATAGAGTCGGAGAGGGAGAACGGTTCGGCGG ATTGCTCGAGGAGGCCGAGCGAGGAGAGCACAGCCAGCCTGAACATCCCGCAGGAGAGGCAAGACACCCCCCACATCACCACCATCGAAAACGCCCCCATTCCAAGGACCAAGTCGAATTCCCTCGCCAACATTAAATTCTCCAGGGTGGAGCACGACCGCTACCTCAATGGCATCGAGGAGAGCCCCAGGGAGACCAACAATCACTCCGTCAACTTCCGGAGGTCCTCTTCCCAACCAGATcag CAGAAACCGACCAATTTCCCGACGGCCAAAGACGCCTTCGGGCCCCAACTTAACGCCGAGTCCTACTCCACCATCCCGGGCACGCCGCTGCCCTCGCTGGTCCAGGAGCCCGATTTCCCGACCGAGGAAGTGTCCCAGACGCCCGTCAAGACCCTTCCGGAAAAAGAGGAG GATCTGGACCCGGAGAGTCTGTTCTTCAGGGACGGCAAGAGGAAGATCGACATGATCCTGGTGTACGAAGAAGAGGAACTGGGCGTCATGACCGAGGCGGAAGCCAGACGGAGGGATTACAGGAGGGTTTTCCAG GAGAACCTCGTCAGGGAAGGTCTGGAACTGGAGCTCGAGCACAAGGACAGCTCCTTCGACGGCAAGACGTGGTTCCTGAAGATCCACCTGCCGTGGAAGACCAAGACGCGCTACGCCGAGGTCATGGGGCTGAAGCTGCCCATCAAGAGGTTCATCACCATATCAGTGAAGGCTTGG GACGACGAGAAGAAGGAGAAGGAAAAGTCGACCTTTTGGACCAGGCTGCAGAGGTCGTGGGAGGATTTCTTCCGGTACGACACGGATCTGATCGAGGAGGATCCGTCGTTTCACGCTGCAACTCAGGGGGCTGACAGGGAAGAGCA GTTCATCGTTAAGGATAGGGTGACAGAATTCGCCAGTTCCCAGAGGAGCATGATAGTGATGCAGATATTGCTGAGGGTTAGGTACGACGACGCTGCCGATAAG GTAGGAATCAGGAGGCTGCTGAACGACAACACGTACCTGGCCTGTTTCCCCTTGCACGAAGGTAAATTCGACAGGGAAGACAGCAACGGGAGGCTTCTGGATCGAAGG TTGCTGTACCTGGAATGGGCGCGTCCGGCCAAATGGATGAAGAAGCAGCCGTTGGGACTGATCAGGAAGTACTTCGGCGACAAGATCGGGCTGTACTTCTGCTGGCTGGGTTTCTACACCAAGATGCTGTACGCCCCAGCCATCGTGGGCTTCATCTGTTTCATGTACGGCCTGCTGACCATCGACAGCCCGGACAACATACCCAC GAAGGAGATCTGCGACAGGAATGGCCCCGGGAACATCACCCTCTGTCCCTTGTGCGACAGGGCCTGCAAGTACCAGAAGCTGTTGGACAGCTGCAAGTTCGCCAGGTTGACTTATCTGTTCGATAATCCCGCCACAGTGTTCTTCGCAATTTTCATGAGTTTGTGGG CCACGGTTTTCCTGGAGATGTGGAGGAGGAAACAGAAGATGATACAGTGGGAGTGGGACCTGCAGGGCAACGACCTGGACGAGGAGCCGAGGCCGGAGTTCGAGACCAGCGTCAAGACCTTCCGTACCAATCCCGTGACCAGGGAGAAAGAGCCTTACCTATCGGCGAAATCCAAGTCTTTGAGGTACTTCATAACCGGATCCGCCATAGCTTTGATG TTGATGGTGGTGCTTTGCGCGGTCCTGGGCACCATAATCTACAGGTTATCCATCGTATCCGTGATCTACGGCGGCGGAGGATACTTCTTCAAGAAGCACGCCAAAATAGTGACGTCCGTCTCGGCCGCCATCATCAATCTCATAATCATCATGTGTCTGACCAAG TTCTACCACAGGCTCGCCATCTACCTGACCAACCTGGAGAACCCGAGGACGCACACCGAATACGAGGACTCGTACACCTTCAAGATATTCATGTTCGAGTTCCTCAACTTTTACTCCTCGCTCATCTACATAGCTTTTTTCAAG GGTAGGTTCTTCGACTACCCGGGCGACATCGTGGTGCGGAAATCCGAGTTCCTGAGGGTCAAGGGGGACGTGTGCGACCCGGCCGGCTGCCTGAGCGAGCTCTGCATCCAGCTGGCGATCATCATGATCGGCAAGCAGATCTTCAACAATTTCGTGGAGCTTTTCAATCC GTTCATGAACAACTGGTGGAGGGGCAGGAGTCACCGGTCGGCCACCAAGGATCTCACCAGGAAGCACACCAGGTGGGAGGAGGATTACCACCTGCAGGATCCGGGGAGGTTGGCCCTATTCGACGAGTATCTGGAGATGA TCCTTCAGTACGGATTCGTGACGTTGTTCGTGGCGGCGTTTCCCCTGGCGCCGCTCTGCGCCCTCTTGAACAACATAGCGGAGATACGTCTGGACGCCTACAAGATGGTGACGCAGGCCAGGCGGCCTCTGGCGGAAAGGGCGGAAGACATAGGCGCCTGGGAGGGTATACTCAGGGCCATAACGTACGCCGCCGTCGTCTCCAAC GCGTTCGTGATAGCCTACACGAGCGACTTCATCCCCCGGATGGTGTACAAGTACAAGTATTCCAAATCGTTCGATCTCAACGGGTACATCGACGCCTCCCTTTCAG AATTCAACACGTCCGATTATACCGAGGGTATGGGTGGGGACAACGAGGGTAAACCGCCACCGGAGAAGTGTCAGTATAGGG GATACAGGAACGGACCGGAGGAACCCAACCCTTACGATTTGAGCCCTCAGTATTGGCACGTCTTCGCCGCTAGGTTAGCCTTCGTGGTCATCTTCGAG CACATCGTCTTCGCGCTGGTGGGCGTCATGCAATACGTCATCCCCGACGTACCGTCGGAG CTGAGGACGCAGATACAGCGCGAGGCCCTCCTGGCCAAAGAGGCCAAATACGAGCACGGTCTAAAGAGGCAGGAGACGGAGTACGACGAGATCCTGCACACCATCAGGGAGAACAACAATTCGTCGAGGAACGGCGCGAAGGAGACCAGGG TGTCGGGCTTGAGGGGCTCCTGGGCCAGGAGGCTTAGCAGGATATCAGACGGCTTGGACGCCCACGTCGAGGTGACCAGCAGGACCAAGAAGAGCTCCGTGTCTTCGACCGTCTGGGAGGTTACCTGA
- the LOC123320090 gene encoding anoctamin-4-like isoform X2, which produces MENHDVDYLFIESERENGSADCSRRPSEESTASLNIPQERQDTPHITTIENAPIPRTKSNSLANIKFSRVEHDRYLNGIEESPRETNNHSVNFRRSSSQPDQKPTNFPTAKDAFGPQLNAESYSTIPGTPLPSLVQEPDFPTEEVSQTPVKTLPEKEEDLDPESLFFRDGKRKIDMILVYEEEELGVMTEAEARRRDYRRVFQENLVREGLELELEHKDSSFDGKTWFLKIHLPWKTKTRYAEVMGLKLPIKRFITISVKAWDDEKKEKEKSTFWTRLQRSWEDFFRYDTDLIEEDPSFHAATQGADREEQFIVKDRVTEFASSQRSMIVMQILLRVRYDDAADKVGIRRLLNDNTYLACFPLHEGKFDREDSNGRLLDRRLLYLEWARPAKWMKKQPLGLIRKYFGDKIGLYFCWLGFYTKMLYAPAIVGFICFMYGLLTIDSPDNIPTKEICDRNGPGNITLCPLCDRACKYQKLLDSCKFARLTYLFDNPATVFFAIFMSLWATVFLEMWRRKQKMIQWEWDLQGNDLDEEPRPEFETSVKTFRTNPVTREKEPYLSAKSKSLRYFITGSAIALMLMVVLCAVLGTIIYRLSIVSVIYGGGGYFFKKHAKIVTSVSAAIINLIIIMCLTKFYHRLAIYLTNLENPRTHTEYEDSYTFKIFMFEFLNFYSSLIYIAFFKGRFFDYPGDIVVRKSEFLRVKGDVCDPAGCLSELCIQLAIIMIGKQIFNNFVELFNPFMNNWWRGRSHRSATKDLTRKHTRWEEDYHLQDPGRLALFDEYLEMILQYGFVTLFVAAFPLAPLCALLNNIAEIRLDAYKMVTQARRPLAERAEDIGAWEGILRAITYAAVVSNAFVIAYTSDFIPRMVYKYKYSKSFDLNGYIDASLSEFNTSDYTEGMGGDNEGKPPPEKCQYRGYRNGPEEPNPYDLSPQYWHVFAARLAFVVIFEHIVFALVGVMQYVIPDVPSELRTQIQREALLAKEAKYEHGLKRQETEYDEILHTIRENNNSSRNGAKETRVSGLRGSWARRLSRISDGLDAHVEVTSRTKKSSVSSTVWEVT; this is translated from the exons ATGGAAAATCATGACGTGGACTATCTGTTTATAGAGTCGGAGAGGGAGAACGGTTCGGCGG ATTGCTCGAGGAGGCCGAGCGAGGAGAGCACAGCCAGCCTGAACATCCCGCAGGAGAGGCAAGACACCCCCCACATCACCACCATCGAAAACGCCCCCATTCCAAGGACCAAGTCGAATTCCCTCGCCAACATTAAATTCTCCAGGGTGGAGCACGACCGCTACCTCAATGGCATCGAGGAGAGCCCCAGGGAGACCAACAATCACTCCGTCAACTTCCGGAGGTCCTCTTCCCAACCAGATcag AAACCGACCAATTTCCCGACGGCCAAAGACGCCTTCGGGCCCCAACTTAACGCCGAGTCCTACTCCACCATCCCGGGCACGCCGCTGCCCTCGCTGGTCCAGGAGCCCGATTTCCCGACCGAGGAAGTGTCCCAGACGCCCGTCAAGACCCTTCCGGAAAAAGAGGAG GATCTGGACCCGGAGAGTCTGTTCTTCAGGGACGGCAAGAGGAAGATCGACATGATCCTGGTGTACGAAGAAGAGGAACTGGGCGTCATGACCGAGGCGGAAGCCAGACGGAGGGATTACAGGAGGGTTTTCCAG GAGAACCTCGTCAGGGAAGGTCTGGAACTGGAGCTCGAGCACAAGGACAGCTCCTTCGACGGCAAGACGTGGTTCCTGAAGATCCACCTGCCGTGGAAGACCAAGACGCGCTACGCCGAGGTCATGGGGCTGAAGCTGCCCATCAAGAGGTTCATCACCATATCAGTGAAGGCTTGG GACGACGAGAAGAAGGAGAAGGAAAAGTCGACCTTTTGGACCAGGCTGCAGAGGTCGTGGGAGGATTTCTTCCGGTACGACACGGATCTGATCGAGGAGGATCCGTCGTTTCACGCTGCAACTCAGGGGGCTGACAGGGAAGAGCA GTTCATCGTTAAGGATAGGGTGACAGAATTCGCCAGTTCCCAGAGGAGCATGATAGTGATGCAGATATTGCTGAGGGTTAGGTACGACGACGCTGCCGATAAG GTAGGAATCAGGAGGCTGCTGAACGACAACACGTACCTGGCCTGTTTCCCCTTGCACGAAGGTAAATTCGACAGGGAAGACAGCAACGGGAGGCTTCTGGATCGAAGG TTGCTGTACCTGGAATGGGCGCGTCCGGCCAAATGGATGAAGAAGCAGCCGTTGGGACTGATCAGGAAGTACTTCGGCGACAAGATCGGGCTGTACTTCTGCTGGCTGGGTTTCTACACCAAGATGCTGTACGCCCCAGCCATCGTGGGCTTCATCTGTTTCATGTACGGCCTGCTGACCATCGACAGCCCGGACAACATACCCAC GAAGGAGATCTGCGACAGGAATGGCCCCGGGAACATCACCCTCTGTCCCTTGTGCGACAGGGCCTGCAAGTACCAGAAGCTGTTGGACAGCTGCAAGTTCGCCAGGTTGACTTATCTGTTCGATAATCCCGCCACAGTGTTCTTCGCAATTTTCATGAGTTTGTGGG CCACGGTTTTCCTGGAGATGTGGAGGAGGAAACAGAAGATGATACAGTGGGAGTGGGACCTGCAGGGCAACGACCTGGACGAGGAGCCGAGGCCGGAGTTCGAGACCAGCGTCAAGACCTTCCGTACCAATCCCGTGACCAGGGAGAAAGAGCCTTACCTATCGGCGAAATCCAAGTCTTTGAGGTACTTCATAACCGGATCCGCCATAGCTTTGATG TTGATGGTGGTGCTTTGCGCGGTCCTGGGCACCATAATCTACAGGTTATCCATCGTATCCGTGATCTACGGCGGCGGAGGATACTTCTTCAAGAAGCACGCCAAAATAGTGACGTCCGTCTCGGCCGCCATCATCAATCTCATAATCATCATGTGTCTGACCAAG TTCTACCACAGGCTCGCCATCTACCTGACCAACCTGGAGAACCCGAGGACGCACACCGAATACGAGGACTCGTACACCTTCAAGATATTCATGTTCGAGTTCCTCAACTTTTACTCCTCGCTCATCTACATAGCTTTTTTCAAG GGTAGGTTCTTCGACTACCCGGGCGACATCGTGGTGCGGAAATCCGAGTTCCTGAGGGTCAAGGGGGACGTGTGCGACCCGGCCGGCTGCCTGAGCGAGCTCTGCATCCAGCTGGCGATCATCATGATCGGCAAGCAGATCTTCAACAATTTCGTGGAGCTTTTCAATCC GTTCATGAACAACTGGTGGAGGGGCAGGAGTCACCGGTCGGCCACCAAGGATCTCACCAGGAAGCACACCAGGTGGGAGGAGGATTACCACCTGCAGGATCCGGGGAGGTTGGCCCTATTCGACGAGTATCTGGAGATGA TCCTTCAGTACGGATTCGTGACGTTGTTCGTGGCGGCGTTTCCCCTGGCGCCGCTCTGCGCCCTCTTGAACAACATAGCGGAGATACGTCTGGACGCCTACAAGATGGTGACGCAGGCCAGGCGGCCTCTGGCGGAAAGGGCGGAAGACATAGGCGCCTGGGAGGGTATACTCAGGGCCATAACGTACGCCGCCGTCGTCTCCAAC GCGTTCGTGATAGCCTACACGAGCGACTTCATCCCCCGGATGGTGTACAAGTACAAGTATTCCAAATCGTTCGATCTCAACGGGTACATCGACGCCTCCCTTTCAG AATTCAACACGTCCGATTATACCGAGGGTATGGGTGGGGACAACGAGGGTAAACCGCCACCGGAGAAGTGTCAGTATAGGG GATACAGGAACGGACCGGAGGAACCCAACCCTTACGATTTGAGCCCTCAGTATTGGCACGTCTTCGCCGCTAGGTTAGCCTTCGTGGTCATCTTCGAG CACATCGTCTTCGCGCTGGTGGGCGTCATGCAATACGTCATCCCCGACGTACCGTCGGAG CTGAGGACGCAGATACAGCGCGAGGCCCTCCTGGCCAAAGAGGCCAAATACGAGCACGGTCTAAAGAGGCAGGAGACGGAGTACGACGAGATCCTGCACACCATCAGGGAGAACAACAATTCGTCGAGGAACGGCGCGAAGGAGACCAGGG TGTCGGGCTTGAGGGGCTCCTGGGCCAGGAGGCTTAGCAGGATATCAGACGGCTTGGACGCCCACGTCGAGGTGACCAGCAGGACCAAGAAGAGCTCCGTGTCTTCGACCGTCTGGGAGGTTACCTGA